The following proteins are co-located in the Rhea pennata isolate bPtePen1 chromosome 2, bPtePen1.pri, whole genome shotgun sequence genome:
- the CDV3 gene encoding protein CDV3 homolog isoform X1, whose translation MAETEERSLDDFFAKRDKKKRKEKSSRGAAASSAAAAAAASSAAAASSAAAAAGGPRPADGSGSGAASSTGGSAKTKEEDDWKEFEQKEEIDYSGLRVQSMQISEKEDDESEKREEPGDNWEEAGGGVDKSSGPWNKSAPAPAPVVETIVTEAPEPVQTGGVYRPPGAREGRPRRAQQGPPEIYSDTQFPSLQSTAKLVDSRKDKEMEKSFEVVKHKTRGRDEVSKNQALKLQLDNQYAVLGDQ comes from the exons atGGCTGAGACCGAGGAGAGGAGCCTCGACGACTTCTTCGCCAAGCGGGACAAGAAGAAGCGGAAGGAGAAGAGCagccggggagccgccgcctccagcgccgccgcggccgccgccgcctccagcgccgccgccgcctccagcgcggccgccgccgccggagggCCCCGCCCGGCCGACGGCAGCGGCTCCGGCGCCGCCTCCTCCACCGGCGGCTCCGCCAAGACCAAG gaAGAGGATGATTGGAAAGAGTTTGAGCAGAAGGAGGAAATTGATTATAGTGGTCTTAGAGTTCAGTCCATGCAAATAAG TGAAAAAGAAGAtgatgaaagtgaaaaaagagaagaaccaGGTGACAACTGGGAGGAAGCTGGAGGTGGTGTGGACAAATCATCTGGTCCTTGGAACAAGTCAGCTCCTGCACCAGCACCTGTTGTTGAAACAATTG TTACGGAAGCCCCAGAACCAGTGCAAACCGGTGGTGTATACAGGCCGCCTGGTGCCAGAGAGGGCAGGCCACGGAGAGCACAGCAAGGACCACCAGAAATCTATAGTGATACGCAGTTTCCATCACTGCAATCCACTGCCAAGCTTGTAGACAGTAGAAA ggataaagaaatggagaagagcTTTGAAGTAGTAAAACACAAAACTAGAGGTAGGGATGAGGTCTCAAAAAACCAGGCACTTAAACTTCAGCTAGACAACCAGTATGCTGTGCTTGGGGATCAGTAG
- the CDV3 gene encoding protein CDV3 homolog isoform X3 — protein MAETEERSLDDFFAKRDKKKRKEKSSRGAAASSAAAAAAASSAAAASSAAAAAGGPRPADGSGSGAASSTGGSAKTKEEDDWKEFEQKEEIDYSGLRVQSMQISEKEDDESEKREEPGDNWEEAGGGVDKSSGPWNKSAPAPAPVVETIVTEAPEPVQTGGVYRPPGAREGRPRRAQQGPPEIYSDTQFPSLQSTAKLVDSRKY, from the exons atGGCTGAGACCGAGGAGAGGAGCCTCGACGACTTCTTCGCCAAGCGGGACAAGAAGAAGCGGAAGGAGAAGAGCagccggggagccgccgcctccagcgccgccgcggccgccgccgcctccagcgccgccgccgcctccagcgcggccgccgccgccggagggCCCCGCCCGGCCGACGGCAGCGGCTCCGGCGCCGCCTCCTCCACCGGCGGCTCCGCCAAGACCAAG gaAGAGGATGATTGGAAAGAGTTTGAGCAGAAGGAGGAAATTGATTATAGTGGTCTTAGAGTTCAGTCCATGCAAATAAG TGAAAAAGAAGAtgatgaaagtgaaaaaagagaagaaccaGGTGACAACTGGGAGGAAGCTGGAGGTGGTGTGGACAAATCATCTGGTCCTTGGAACAAGTCAGCTCCTGCACCAGCACCTGTTGTTGAAACAATTG TTACGGAAGCCCCAGAACCAGTGCAAACCGGTGGTGTATACAGGCCGCCTGGTGCCAGAGAGGGCAGGCCACGGAGAGCACAGCAAGGACCACCAGAAATCTATAGTGATACGCAGTTTCCATCACTGCAATCCACTGCCAAGCTTGTAGACAGTAGAAA ATACTGA
- the BFSP2 gene encoding phakinin, whose product MPLPRRRSSFLGQQPPSSSSAAAPESSGAPGRRVSVGAGGRPPGVYVGTAPPGGVSSLGTRVSRRALGITSVFLQGLRSSCSAVPLAPGLEKGRGFSYESLNGCLVEYIEKVRALEQVNQELEEHIRVYLDKKSSAISTWGALRENWEAIYHQVGEAVLENARLMLHTENIQACAEDFKARYENEQPFRKAVEDEINSLYKVIDDANLTKMELESQIESMKEELALLSKNHEEDVKVLYKQLAGSQLEELDVPLGSGLDDILEKIRIHWERDIEKNRAEAGALLRTKQQAEPIAAERTQEEELVEGLRTEFHETACKIQSLQAETESLRTLKRGLENSLYDAKHWHDIELQNLGSVISKLEAEMGEIKIETEQQQRDRDNLLTSKQQLEKDIAAYHCLLDGEQSS is encoded by the exons atgcCCTTGCCGAGACGTCGGTCTTCGTTCCTGGGGCAGCagcccccctcctcctcctcggcggCAGCGCCGGAAAGCTcgggggcgcccggccgccgggTCAGCGTCGGCGCCGGAGGAAGACCCCCGGGCGTCTACGTGGGCACGGCGCCCCCGGGAGGAGTGAGCAGCCTGGGGACTCGGGTGTCCCGCAGAGCCCTGGGCATCACCAGCGTCTTCCTGCAGGGCTTGCGCAGCTCCTGCTCCGCCGTGCCCCTGGCCCCGGGGCTGGAGAAGGGCCGAGGCTTCTCCTACGAGAGCCTGAACGGCTGCTTGGTGGAGTACATAGAGAAGGTGCGAGCTCTCGAGCAGGTCAACCAAGAGCTGGAGGAGCACATCAGAGTCTACCTGGACAAGAAGTCCTCTGCCATCAGCACCTGGGGAGCGCTGAGGGAGAACTGGGAGGCCATCTACCACCAG GTGGGTGAAGCAGTCCTTGAAAATGCTCGTCTTATGTTGCACACAGAGAACATTCAAGCTTGTGCTGAAGATTTTAAAGCCAG gtATGAAAATGAGCAGCCATTCAGAAAGGCAGTGGAAGATGAAATTAATTCCCTATATAAAGTGATTGATGATGCTAATTTAACTAAAATGGAGCTGGAGAGTCAGATAGAAAGCATGAAAGAAGAACTAGCTTTGCTGTCAAAGAATCATGAAGAA gatGTGAAGGTATTATACAAACAGCTTGCAGGATCTCAGCTGGAAGAACTTGATGTTCCTCTTGGGAGTGGCTTGGATGACATACtggaaaaaatcagaatccACTGGGAAAGAGATATTGAAAAGAATCGTGCTGAGGCAGGTGCCCTGCTCCGTACTAAG CAACAAGCTGAACCAATAGCTGCTGAACGAACCCAAGAAGAAGAACTGGTGGAGGGGCTAAGAACAGAGTTTCATGAAACTGCCTGCAAAATACAGAGTTTGCAAGCAGAAACTGAATCCTTAAGAACTTTG aaaagaGGTCTGGAGAACTCTTTATACGATGCTAAGCATTGGCATGACATCGAACTGCAGAACCTAGGTTCTGTCATTTCCAAGCTGGAGGCAGAGATGGGAGAAATCAAAATAGaaactgagcagcagcagcgagaTCGTGACAACCTGCTGACCAGTAAACAACAGCTGGAGAAAGATATCGCTGCGTATCACTGTCTTCTGGATGGAGAACAAAGCAg ctga
- the CDV3 gene encoding protein CDV3 homolog isoform X2, whose amino-acid sequence MAETEERSLDDFFAKRDKKKRKEKSSRGAAASSAAAAAAASSAAAASSAAAAAGGPRPADGSGSGAASSTGGSAKTKEEDDWKEFEQKEEIDYSGLRVQSMQISEKEDDESEKREEPGDNWEEAGGGVDKSSGPWNKSAPAPAPVVETIVTEAPEPVQTGGVYRPPGAREGRPRRAQQGPPEIYSDTQFPSLQSTAKLVDSRNLTSYSLS is encoded by the exons atGGCTGAGACCGAGGAGAGGAGCCTCGACGACTTCTTCGCCAAGCGGGACAAGAAGAAGCGGAAGGAGAAGAGCagccggggagccgccgcctccagcgccgccgcggccgccgccgcctccagcgccgccgccgcctccagcgcggccgccgccgccggagggCCCCGCCCGGCCGACGGCAGCGGCTCCGGCGCCGCCTCCTCCACCGGCGGCTCCGCCAAGACCAAG gaAGAGGATGATTGGAAAGAGTTTGAGCAGAAGGAGGAAATTGATTATAGTGGTCTTAGAGTTCAGTCCATGCAAATAAG TGAAAAAGAAGAtgatgaaagtgaaaaaagagaagaaccaGGTGACAACTGGGAGGAAGCTGGAGGTGGTGTGGACAAATCATCTGGTCCTTGGAACAAGTCAGCTCCTGCACCAGCACCTGTTGTTGAAACAATTG TTACGGAAGCCCCAGAACCAGTGCAAACCGGTGGTGTATACAGGCCGCCTGGTGCCAGAGAGGGCAGGCCACGGAGAGCACAGCAAGGACCACCAGAAATCTATAGTGATACGCAGTTTCCATCACTGCAATCCACTGCCAAGCTTGTAGACAGTAGAAA
- the TMEM108 gene encoding transmembrane protein 108, with translation MPALYLRAAVLLVPPLLKAPEHQELVLAYGLSVLKSSVEARCSNGRSNSGHISPASWGGLRYCSCPGPLSALRINGRIDVPSSVNLAHHEMMCTAVGGVLLILALTEELVFSVQVLSPAASSSQGFLMDTTTITAMGTTPRHKDRRTTQPAPTSARTVPPPPSPTEKTALSAGRKQASGHRAGEKERYHLYNQSALYSGQTRPKGKIFRDFKGNFTEPSEPYLKTALHSPFPTLSSPFTDHPFPSPTAASRDPTGTGLARTTHPAPSPPSSTSGGLRKAEHGDGTEPALQKADFATTTAGPSTDPEAVSMPFNRPHYDIWDMLSKNSSWVTLNLSTNVPLFGGPGTATAAAGHSVQTSFEVNVSSPAAGNPRGAAPTQHGVVTNATVFSSVLSTAPATRLSSSMSTAGSTATGNFLNRLVPAGTWKPGVLGNISHVTEGDKPQHRATICLSKMDIAWIILAISVPISSCSVLLTVCCMRRKKKTSNPENNLSYWNNAITMDYFNRHAVELPREIQSLETSEDHLSEPRSPANGDYRDSGMVLVNPFCQETLFVGHEQVSEI, from the exons GTCGCAGTAACTCAGGGCATATTAGCCCTGCATCCTGGGGAGGCTTACGCTATTGCAGCTGCCCAGGTCCATTATCTGCACTACGAATAAATGGAAGAATTGATGTCCCCAGTAGTGTGAATCTGGCACATCATGAAATGATGTGTACTGCAGTTGGAG GTGTTCTGCTGATCTTGGCGCTCACAGAAGAGCTGGTGTTTTCTGTTCAGGTACTGTCTCCCGCTGCGTCCTCCTCTCAGGGCTTCCTGATGGACACTACCACTATCACAGCCATGGGGACAACACCTCGTCACAAAGACCGTCGCACCACGCAGCCTGCTCCCACGTCTGCTCGCACGGTTCCCCCTCCGCCTAGCCCGACGGAGAAAACGGCCCTGTCCGCCGGCCGAAAGCAAGCAAGCGGCCATCGCGCTGGCGAAAAGGAAAGGTATCATTTGTACAACCAGAGTGCTTTGTACTCAGGACAGACTCGCCCCAAGGGGAAAATATTCCGGGATTTCAAAGGGAACTTCACAGAGCCTTCAGAGCCTTACCTAAAGACAGCCCTGCACTCCCCCTTCCCCACCTTGAGCAGCCCTTTCACAGACCACCCGTTTCCCTCTCCGACTGCAGCTTCCAGAGATCCCACCGGCACGGGGCTGGCAAGAACTACGCACCCGGCCCCTTCTCCCCCCAGCAGCACCTCGGGAGGCCTTAGGAAAGCAGAGCACGGGGATGGGACGgagccagctctgcagaaagcGGATTTTGCCACCACAACTGCTGGACCATCGACTGATCCTGAAGCAGTGTCGATGCCTTTTAACCGCCCCCACTATGATATATGGGATATGCTGAGCAAAAACAGCTCTTGGGTAACCTTGAACCTCAGTACAAATGTCCCGTTGTTTGGTGGTCCTGGaactgcaacagcagcagcggGTCACTCGGTTCAGACCAGTTTCGAAGTCAATGtctcctctccagcagcaggcaaTCCCAGGGGAGCTGCCCCAACGCAGCACGGCGTGGTGACTAACGCCACCGTGTTCAGCAGCGTGCTCTCCACAGCGCCTGCCACGAGGTTATCCAGCTCCATGTCCACAGCTGGCTCCACTGCAACCGGCAACTTCCTAAACAGACTGGTTCCTGCCGGGACCTGGAAACCTGGCGTGCTGGGAAACATCTCCCACGTCACTGAGGGGGACAAGCCTCAGCACAGGGCAACCATCTGTCTCAGCAAGATGGACATTGCCTGGATTATCCTGGCTATCAGCGTACCTATATCCTCATGTT CAGTTCTGCTGACAGTCTGCTGcatgaggaggaagaagaagacaTCTAACCCAGAAAACAATTTGAGCTATTGGAATAATGCTATTACCATGGACTACTTCAACAGGCATGCTGTAGAGTTACCGAGAGAGATCCAGTCCCTGGAGACTTCAGAG GACCACCTCTCTGAGCCACGCTCCCCAGCCAACGGTGATTACCGAGACAGTGGTATGGTCCTCGTAAACCCCTTCTGTCAAGAAACTCTATTTGTAGGACACGAGCAAGTGTCGGAAATATGA